AGCCCACCTCCACCTCATCAGTCTCAGCCTCCGGTGGTTTCCTCTCCTCCACCAGCTCCGGTGAACTCTCCTCCACCACTTCCTCCTCTTCCTTCACCACCACCACCAGTAGTCCACTCTCCACCGCCACCGGTTCACTCTCCGCCACCGCCTGTCCACTCTCCTCCACCGCCGGTGCACTCTCCACCACCACCAGTGTATTCGCCGCCGCCACCGCCTGTCTTCTCTCCACCACCACCCGTATATTCCCCACCGCCACCACCTCCGGTTCACTCACCGCCACCGCCTGTTCACTCGCCACCACCACCTGTTCACTCACCGCCGCCGCCTGTTCAGTCGCCACCGCCACCGGTGTTTTCTCCTCCAGCTCAACCGCCAAAATCCAGCTCACCACCAGAAACACCAGTCCAACCGTCGCCATCGCCAGCGGTCGTTCTTCCACCTCCGTCCCAATCTCCACCAGTAGTCTACTCTCCTCCGCCAACGATCACCTACCCACCAGCACCAGCTCCAGTGGAAGAGAAACAGACGCCGCCTGCACAAGAACCAGCTCCGGTTGAGAAGGAACAGGCGCCTCCGGCACAAGCACCAGCTCCGGTGGAAGAGAAAGAGACGCCAACGGCACAAGCACCAGCTCCGGTAGAAGAGAAACAGACGCCAAGAGCACAAGCACCAGCTCCAAGTGATGAATTCATCATACCACCTTTCATCGGCCACCAATACGCATCGCCACCACCTCCAATGTTTGAGGGCTACTAATATCCGTCGCAAGAGAGAAGAGGCAACTATATCATCTAGGAGTAACAATATTGTAAAACGAAAGAAGAGAGAATTTGAAAAAGAAGTATATAATTGAAGGTTAAATTATGTATGCTAATGGAGCAACTTGTTATCAGATGTTTAAATTTGTAACAGTTATTATTTTCCAACTAATTATCTACAGTGCATGCATAATTACATAAACTCCTTTTTATTTTTTTCTTTTTCTCACTCACAAATCACAACTTAGTTGCATAAACTTTGTACAATGTACTCCCTCTCTGTTTTTAAACAATGCATATTTTAGATTTTTCACAAATATTAAGAAAAAATTAACATTTAACTATCGATGCATTAAATTTTAAAATTATAACAATTTTTCATAAATTTAAACCAATAGCAATTCAATAAATCCAAAATTGTCGATTAACATTTTTTGAAGTTTATAATTTATTATTGAAAATACATAGAAAATCTAAAACATTGATCCTTTAAAAACAAGTAAAAAGTGGTAGAACATGAATTATTTAAAAACGAAAAAAATATTAATTACTACCTGAATCGAAAGAGAGCGTAGTTTTTATAAAATGCGTTACCTGGACTTAACATGATTAATTATTATCACATGATTTTTAATCAAAGTTCTCACATGCTCTGTTCAATATAATTCAGTCCAATCTTCAAAACCTAATTAATTATAAAACATATAAGGATATTATTTGAGATTAATAATTATTATAGATATGATATATTTTATATGAATATGAAATCATTATACGATTTCTATAAATCGTTTTCTATTCATTATTTTATATAGTATTTAAATATAAGAGAATTGATCAAACATTATTACACTTCCTATAATTATGAAAATTAGCAACCATAAATTATTATTTGTAATATCATTTAGATTATTTGGCAAGTGATAATAATTAGTTTTAGACTTACATTTTAAATTAGAACTAATTAAAATAATTAAAAATTAGAAAAATTCCGTTCATTATATTATGTAGTTTATAAATATAAAAAAGAATTGATCAAAATGTTTTATTCCTTATGTAATTTCAACAATTAGTTACCATATATCATTATTTTAATATAATTAAGGTTAGTTGGCAAGTGATATTAATTAGTTCTAGATTTATTTTTTATTTTAAATCTAAACTATAATAAATAAAATTAAAAATTATCGATTAAGCAAATTATAACAATTTTCTTAAGACTTCATAAATGATCGACATGTAAGCAAAAGTCACTCAAGCGACTTCTCGTTTAATATATATGAGGATTTTTTTATATTTTTTTAAAACTCTTATAAATGATTTAAAATTATGATTAAATAATTTTGTAAGCCATGATAGATAATTTTATAAATTTTATATTTTTTTTATAAATGATTTATAAAGCTATATGGACATTATAAGATGACATTAATAATTATTATAACAATTTATATACAAATATACTGTTTTATAAAAGAATATGAAATTATTATATAGATTTCTATAATTTGTGTTGTATTAATTATTTTATGTAGTATATAAATATAAACATTTTAATCAAACATTATTACACTTTTTATGATTTTGACAATTAGTTACCATAAATTATCATTTTTAATATCATTTAGATTATTTGGTAAGTGGTATTAATTAGTTTTAGACTTATCTTTTATTTTAGATCTAATTAAAATAATTGAAAATTGAAAATGTTTCAACCAATTAAATTATAACAATTTTTCTTGAACTTTCTCTATGATTGACTTAAGTGACTTTTCATTTAATATATACGAGGATTGTTATTTTAGGCAATTAGATTTTAATCTTCTAAAAATGACAAAATTATTAACATGTTGATACTTTAAGAGGTTCTGAAAAGTATCTCAAAATTCTCTTTTGAGATATATAGGAGGGTTGTTATTTTAGGAAATTAGATTTTATGTATTTTAATAATTGGTTTAGTAGTTGAGATACTTAACTAGATATTGTACATTGGAGTTGCTCTGACAAAAATAATGAGAAAATATTTGAGTTGTACTCACTTTCTTCTATGAACCAATCATAAAAGTCATATCATCAAAGATAATATGTAATGAAAAACCATGTGTTTTTTGAATATCTTCCAGCACGTCAAGTGTGGGCATTATCTAAAATATGTGGATCATCTTTTTTGGAAAGTCAATCCAAAGATGGATGACCACCAATTTGCATGGATATTATGGTATATATGGAAATGTCGGAATAATAAGGTGTTTAGTAATATGGATATTGATCCAAAAGAAACACTTAAATTAACAGAATTAGAATCAACACTTTGGGCTGAGGCACAAGTACTCACTGATCAGAAGATGGAGCATCAGGTACATACCATACCCACATTAACAACTTCAGGACGATGATGTTTTATAGATGGTTCATGGAAAGATAAGGAACTATTTCTGGGACAAAGCTGGTATAATACTTTACCGGGCTTTGATGGTTTATTAGGAGCAAGGAATGTAAGGGCATGTCTTTCACCTCTTCATTTGGAGGTGGAAGCTTTGATTTGGGCAATTGAATGTATAGAGAATTTAAGACAGTTTCAGGTTACGTTTGCAACAGATTGTTCTCAGTTGGTGAAGATGGTTTCGGAACCAGAAGAATGACCAACATTTGAAAGTTATCTGGAAGATATCAAGCTTTTACGAAGAAGTTTCCTCAACTCAGACATCGTTCATGTACCTCGGACGGAGAACCTACGGGCGGATAGCTTAGCACGCAGTGCTAGGAAACAACCGTCTTTCGTCGTTCACATGGATGCGTAGTTACCGATTTGGTTTACATAATCAATACGAATCCGTGAATGTCTTGTTGTCAAAAAAAAAAAAAAAAGATAAGTCACCTCTTTCTGCAGTTGATTCAGCTCATAGGACGTGAACTTCCTAAATACCTTGGTAACAATCAATAAAAAAGAAACATGTAATAAATTGTTTTACTAAAAAGGAAAAATAGTACATGCATTTGTTATCATAATATAAAGGACCATGGATAATAGCGTTTCTTGTCTTCATGTTAAACTGTATTCACCCCATTTCTCATCCATGTTCGGTATCATGAATTATTGTCACAAGAACCCTACTTTTTGTGGAATTATGTATATGGATGGCTTCGCGTCTACATCATTATTTATCCTTAATTATATTATGAGAACAAATTATTACATAATACAATATATTTCTTCTAAGACTACATACTTAACACTTTGTCTACATCATTGTTTAGAAATAGGTTTAAGATTTCTCTCGCGTTACATTTAATTTGACCTACTTATCCCAGTAACTGGTAGGAAACACTTTGTCTTTTGATACCAGCAACTTTTTTTGAATACACCACTTTGGCTGATAATACAACAACTTAATGTGGCTTCATGTCTTAATTTCAACAATTATTCTCAGAAAATATGAACAATTTTTTTAATTGATAACGACAGAAGAGTTTCTATTATTATGGTCAGCCAACCGATTCACTAATGTGATTTGTTTGTGTTGCGTGACTTGCAATTGCATGCGTCTTAATATATAAGCCCATATATGTTTTGTTAAAAATAATATTACTAATTATTTTCTGTCAATATATTATACACATGTATTAAGCATAAGCAGGTTTTGTAAGGGTGACTCTGAGTATGGCAATTTTTTAAATGTTGTACACACTGCGCAGACGCATTGATTTGTGTTGACATGAAATTGGCGCAGTAAGTTATTAATCACAACTACTGATGCCTTGAGACAAAAAGAGAGTATAACTCTACCAAGGTTCTAAAAATCGGTCTAGGCGGCGCCTAGGCCCCCGGCTAGGCGGTAATTCGGTCCTATCCGAAACGATTTTCCAAAAATCATATTTATATGAATTATATCAGTTTAAGTTGTTCTAAAGCGGTTAAAATCGACCTAAATTGGTCTAAAATGTTAAATTAAACAATAATGTTAGTATAAATCCACAGAACTTTCTAATTTATTTTGTTTTGTATATCTATTTTTAATAATTTATCACAATAATTTTATAATTAAAAATCAAAAACTAAATATTTCATATAAATATAAAATATATATAAAATAAATCAATAATTCGTTAACGCTTAGGCCACGCTTAGACCCCGAATAATCCGCCTAGGCGTTAGTTCTCAATAAAGCGCCTAGTTACCGCCTAGAGATTTCTTTTAAAGTTTTCTTTTAAGATCACGAGTTCGACATTCAGCGGTGAAAAGATGAATGAACCCACAAGCCATAACCGTCATCAGCCGTGACAACCTTTGGCCTCGTACCACACATGATATATATTTCGTTCTTTTTTTTTTTTGGTTTGTTGTGAATCTTGTGATACACCGCACCGCAGGGTTCAAAATCAACCTTGAGCACATTTTTATTTAACGTTTTTGTATCATTAGAGTTATAACAAGCTTTGTGAAAGTCTTTTTTTTTTGTAATCATACCGTGCAAAGCTAAACACTCCGCTATAATATGAAGTTTAAATTTTTGCAATATATTGATCAATACAAATATAAATGTTTTTTAACTATATCAGTTGTTTAAAGATTTTATACGAGGTTTTACTTAATATATGTTTGATGGCTTACTTCTATGCAAAAAAAATAAAAAAATCATCATATTTTCTCATGGCGAAAATGATAATTGATAGTGGAAGTCGATAAAAATTCTTTATTGATATTTGATCCAAAAAAAAATTCTTTATTGATAAAAGAAATTATTTTTATGATAATGAAAGAAGCAAAGGCAAAAAAATAAGAAATAGTATTTAAAAAAAAATTGTTGAGCTTCGAATGAGATATTATATTTTTGTGTGAAATAACTAAGAGAAACGTACCCCCCTTAACAATTCAATTGTGCTAATCTTTAGTTACTCATGGTGGAGATATACACATTCAACGATATAACGAGCCATCACCAGATTTTTATATTAAGATTTTTTCCCCTCAACTATATGAACGAGTCCACGTTCCAAGCCAGATCCGAAGCCATCTCATAAGACTAAACAAAATTTTGATATAACAGTTGAATGATTAGCTTGTCGTGAAGTACTTAAATATCATTATGAAGACATTAGGGGTTGTTTCCGCTGCACGTCTTCTTCTGCAAGACTGCAACCAATTTTTTGTTGTTAATCCTCTTAAGCTCTTCTTCAACTAATTTGCGCACTTGATTATTACACTAGTGTTGCTCAAATTAAAGATAATCTGAATAAATGGGGACCATGAAGAAGAAAACCTCGAGAGAAGTGCAAAACTTATTGAACAAAAAATAATTAAGGTGTTACAAGAATCAACAAAAACTACATCGAAGAGTTCACCACGACAAAAGGTAAGAGAAACGCAGGTAAATGATTTCGTGAGAATTACAAAAAACAGATTTTCAAGGGAGAAATCCAAAGATGAATTGAGAAGGGTAAGAAGGGGAAATGCCCTGGCGGAGGAGATGTTGAGGAGGCAGAGGAGTGCGGTGGTTGAGGTGTTGCCGCCAGGCAATCTTGACGGTTTCAGCCACCACTACGACAAACTCCACACCTATCCTCATAAGCTCTATACACATCTCTATCCTTTTTATCACCATGATTCTCTTTTTTCTCTCTAGTAGTAAGTCTTGTTTTCTTCAACCCTCTCTCACTTCATCTTCTTTGTATTTATATCAGCCAACTTCAGATGCATCCTCACACAAAAAATTCCAAAAGCGTTTATAATTAATTGTTTCTCCTGATAGAGACTTAAAAAATAGAAAATAAAATGAAAACGTTTACCCCCAAAGAAAATAAAAGAACTGAACAGAAAATAATAAAATATGGATAACAAAGAGTTATTATTGGTGTCTTTTCCTTAAATTATTTTGTCAAACTTCTTTAAGAAATGAAGAGAATCTCTTATTCCCTAATGGGAATTGTGTTTACCCCAGTAATGATAAAAAAAAAAACAGAAAAAAAACAAAATACAAAGAAAAGCTCCATTGAAATCCGGAATATTAAGATAGTAAGATAAGTAGTGCATGTCAAATATTTTTCAACGTTCAAATCAGTAACGAACACTAGTAACTTTAGTGTCGGATCTAAAGCGGATATGGCTCCAGATTCGATATTTGTTCAGAAAGTAAGACTAGTGTAGTAGTAGCGTGATCGTGTGTTTTAAAGTGTACATTAGCTTTAAATGAGCTCATAATCATATCGTATTATTAGATCGACTTTGTATTGTCTGTAAATGATTTTTTTTTTTTTTTGAGAAAAGGCTGTAAATGAATATTTGGGTTGTCGGATCATATTTGTATTGACTCGTGCAAGCATTGAATATCTATCAACTTGAAATTAGATAGTCCTGGCTTTGCCAAATATTCTCTGTGTACAAATAGTTCGTCCATGTGTGTTGTGGTGAAATGAATTAAGGAAGTCTATTCACATTTAAAACAAATTAAGAGAAACTTTTTTCCTCGAAGTGCTATATTTTTAAATTAGCAACAGCCCTTTTTCACTCTTTCCAACTCAAATATCTTAAATTTCATTTTGTTCTTCTTAAGCTCGCACTATTTATTTTCTTTCAGTAATTTATTAAACAATAGAAATAATAACACATGAAGAAGTTGTTTTGGTCGTTTCACCCCCTGAGGAGAAGAATAACAAAAGAGATAAGATATACTTAAGATTTTGAAAATGTAGTTGAATGAGACGAAATTTCATATAGATTTTATTAGATATTACCAAAATACTATAAAATATACTTTGATTTTTTTTCTTTTCATTCTGGTAAATAAAAGTTAGTCGGATCGTGTCTCTTCGACGCTACTAAAGGACGATCTTATTTTCAACCCACTAGGCACGCGCTCTCTTTAAACGACCGACAGTATAGAGAGATCAGAGATGTGTATGCATTTGGATTATCACCCTAATAATTGTCCTTCTATATCTACAATGTCGTTTTAGCTTTTCTCTAGTCGTCAACTATTTTAATTTGTAAGTTCTTTTTTTTTTGAACAACCTAATTTTAGTCGACCTTCTATATCTACAATGTCGTTTTAGCTTTTTCTAGTCGTCAACTATTTTAATTTGTAAGTTCTAAATACTGATTTTAGTTCGTTAAGCATATGCATCATATCTATCATCCAACTATATATATATATATATATATATTCGATATATCTCATTCTATGATTCAAATAAGTGAGTTGGAAAAAGATATTCAACTAAGTGTTTCAAATAATTAAAAGAATCATCTACATATGTTATGGAACTTGGAATCAATCCTTTGAAGTGCAAAGCCCCTCAAAAAATGCAACTCCAACTTACTAAGTGAAAGTTAAAATAAAAAATCAACTACGTTGGATATATATGTTAGTTAAAACTCCACTTTAAGTCCTTAACTTACCAAGAGTGTAACATGAACGGGCTTATGTCTCCATTAGCATGTCGTTAATCTTATTGTTTGGACACAGTACAGACAATTGCTACAAAAGGGCACGTCGCATCTTCATCCTCATAATAGAGACCCCTTCCCCCACATTGGGTCGAGTAAACCACGCCATAAATTAGTCCTTTTCATACAAGTCTTAATAAACTATTGATACTATTTGGCTTTTATATATATCAACATCCGAAACGAACAGAATAACAGTTGCATGATTAAACTTTATTTACCATTGTATAAACGTGTTATATATCTAAACAAAATATGTGAATATGATAAGGTTTGGTTTCCTATTTTATCATGATCTAGAAAAGCATATCTTGACCGTGACAAAAAAAAAGCATATCATGAAGAAACGCTAAACTTCAAGATATAAATAAGGATGAGTTCAACAAAAAGAGGAAAGAATTACAAGCACCAAGCGATAGATAACATGTCACGAGAAGAAATCGCAATATCAAGGGGGAATCTATTGAGATAATGTTACACTAACAAGAGGCAGTGAGACACTGTTTAACATTGGTCTATACATGCTTCAATCATTTAAATAAAAATAATGTAACCCCCCCCCCCCCCCCCTAAATTTATATAGTTTAATATTAGTTATTTCTTCTTTTTCGATCAAATTTTTTAGTTATTTCAAAAAAAAAATTAGGAAAAGAGTAAGAGCACCATTAACCCATACACGGTTTACGTAGGTTTTTAATTTTTTTTATCTGATAAAAAAAAATAATTAATTAAAAAAAAACTAATCGCGAGCAATCACGTGTCGGTGGAGCACGCGAACAGTTAAAAAATCAGCCAAGATTCGGTTCTTACATAAAAAGAGAAAGAAGCGGTAGGGTTAATGGTGCTCTAAGCATCTCATCTTGTACCCAAAAAGCATATATTAAAGGTCAATTGCCGTACGAACGTCGTTCTGAATTGATTGCTCTACACATTTAAGCGAGTTTGAAAAAAGATTAAAACATCGTCCCAACTCAATGTCCCAGCTATTTACTTCCAGATTGAGAAATGTGAAGTAGACATTCTAATTTTATATAGTACTCCCTCCGTTTCTAAAAGATCCATATTTTTGGATTTTCACGTTTATTAAAAAAATATATCAAATTTTAGTTACCAATACATTATTTTCCGTAATCAACTATTTTCTACAAGTTTTCACCAATAGAATTTTAATAAATACAATTATGTTTTTTGAAGTTTACAATTTACATTTAATTTATGCATTGAAAATATGAAAAATATATCTTTTTGAAACAATTTTTTTTTCTAAAAGATGGATATTTTAGGAACGGAGGAAGTAATATACTATCGGGTTTACTATTTCAAGTTGTTTTCGATAATCTTAGTTAGAACCTAATATTAAAAAAATAGATCAATTTACTCAATTCTGATTTCATATCTAATTTCAGCTTAATTATTTATCTATTTTTCAAAGTAAGTAACCTTAAATTTTGCATTACCCTTGTTTCTAGACTAAAACAGGTTTCGTTTTTTTCTCTCCATGTCAAGTAACTTAAAGAAAAAAACTTTCTAAACGGTTAATATTATTAACATCTTATATATTAAAACATAAGTCATAACTTTGTTCATGTGTGATTTTTTTATTTGGACTATTTTATAGAAAGTTTATTAAATTTTACATAACTTAATCATCATATCTTTTAATATCATTATCTTTTATTTAAAATACAAATAAATATTGTTTAATAAAATTCTAAGAATTTTTTTTCAGAATCAGAATAAATTTTATTTTCAAAAATTAATTAACTTAAATTTTAATTAGCATAAAATATAATTAGAATTTCAAATTAAATTTATTTTGGAATGATGAACGAAAAATTAAAATATATTAATTTTTTTACAATATTTTAATGATAATAACAATTTATATTGATTAATTTACAAAATAAATTTTATCAATATCTTTAAAAGATTTTGTTAGAAAGAAATATTCTTTCTGTTTCAAATAAAAATATTTACTACAAAATTAGTTTGTACGTACAATATATTATAGTTTCTCTTTTAAAAATATTTTTTGTTGTTCTTAACAGTATCTCAAAATATTTCTTCTCTATTATGTAGGTCCAATTTAATTTAACTTCCATATATAAATTTCAAATTTAGAAATACAACCAGAAATTATGTCGGTAAGTTCCATATATTCACTAAAGCTAATAATATAAAATCTTTGTAACTACTTAATAATGATATAGTTTAATTTTACATAGAATTATTAGTATGCATTGATATATATTCAGTTATCATTTATAAAATGAAAAATAAAAATTCTATTTTATTTTTATATATTTTTATAATAATCATAAATCATATTAAAATAAACTATTATATTGAACTAAATATGATAAATTATATTAAATTGATAAATTTATAAATTTGCTTTCACAAATATAAATATTTATGTTAAAAATATAATATGATGATAGAACAGCTTAATATTGGTAAACTATATAATACATGTGTAAAAAAATGACATATCTTAAATTTTTTTATATACAATAATATATTATCTAAAATGAATAAACGTAAAAATATTGCTTAAAGAAAATTCAGTTTTGAAGGACGGTGGATCAGAATTTAGTATAAATTAAACACAAAATAATTTTCAGATATGTTTTTTCATGCATATATTATTTTTTCAGTAACTAAATGTAAATACAATAAGAAGCGATAAATGCATGTGACGATTTTAAACAATTGATTAATTATAACATATAAACTATGAAATTATTGTATTTGAAATAGTTATATAAATATTTAAATATATGATTAACGTTAAAAATATATATCACCAATGATCTAAAATAATATCTATGTATATATTTTGGAAATAATATTGCGCAGATCAAGATCAAGATCTGGTATGAAAATAATTACTGCAGATACCTACCCATATTTGATTGGTTTAAAAGCTTTAAATAGGTTGAAATGTTGGAAAAAAAGGTTTGGAACAAATTTAATGTAAAAAGAAGAGAGAGTGGGACCACCTTACTATTCAGCAAAGGTTAATAGAAAAGCGACAAGTAGTATACATTTAAGGGCAACAGTATTTCTAGTTGTTTTCGATAATCTTAGTTAGAACCTAATATTAAAAAAATAGATCAATTTACTCAATTCTGATTTCATATCTAATTTCAGCTTAATTATTTATCTATTTTTCAAAGTAAGTAACCTTAAATTTTGCATTACCCTTGTTTCTAGACTAAAACAGGTTTCGTTTTTTTCTCTCCATGTCAAGTAACTTAAAGAAAAAAACTCTCTAAACGGTTAATATTATTAACATATGTAATTACTGTAGATACCTACCCATATTTGATTGGTTTAAAAGCTTTAAATAGGTTCGAAATGTTGGAAAAAAAGGTTTGGAACAAATTTAATGTAAAAAGAAGAGAGAGTGGGA
This sequence is a window from Brassica oleracea var. oleracea cultivar TO1000 chromosome C1, BOL, whole genome shotgun sequence. Protein-coding genes within it:
- the LOC106294992 gene encoding uncharacterized protein LOC106294992, whose product is MVIKRIEMCIELMRIGVEFVVVVAETVKIAWRQHLNHRTPLPPQHLLRQGISPSYPSQFIFGFLP